TCCGGTGTCGCGCGGGCGAAGTCTATCTGTACGTAGAGACCGAGGACGCCGACGACGCGTCGGCGTCCGACCGCGACGGCTGGTCGGTCTCGCCGCCGATGCGCGAGGAGTTCTACACCGCAAGCGAGGAGATTCACCTCGAACCCGGCGACCAGTACACGATTCCGCCGGACACCCGCCACTGGTTCGTGGCGGGCGAGCAAGGCGCAGTCGTCTCGGAGTTCTCCTCGCCGAGTTACGACGAGAAGGACGTGTTCACCGACCCCGAAATCGACCGGATGGCCGGGAGTTACTAAGCGTCGTCGTCTCTCGCGTCGTCGCCTTCGTCACGCTTCTCGGGATTCAATAGTGGCGACTCCTCGCGGAGTCTGTGCATGTCGGGTCGTTCGTCTTCGACGCGGCGCGCGGCCCGAATTTGCGAATTGACGAGTTTGTTCACCTGTTCGCCCCATTCGTCGTCGGGATGCGTACGGACGTATTCGGCCCACTCCTTGATGAACTGGATGCGCTCCTCGCGGTTGTCTGCGTGTTTTTCCTCAAGATTGGAGAAGTCGCTCATACTCTGTCCTCGAATTTCATGTTTACTGACGGTTCGAAATCTACACCCAACCGTCTTGCGGTCGGAGGCGTTCCGGTTTAGTTCTGAACCGCCGACGCCGCGGCGTCGGCGGTCCACAGCACGCCGACCAGAACCGCGGTGATGACGAAGTGGTTGGCGACTAGACCGAGGGCGATGCC
Above is a genomic segment from Halorussus caseinilyticus containing:
- a CDS encoding D-lyxose/D-mannose family sugar isomerase, giving the protein MTSETERERARERAASMLADAGVVLTDDERAGMEVVDYGLGDLESVGTEIVVYVNDDRYCAKELVLFPGQTCPEHRHPPFDDYPGKRETFRCRAGEVYLYVETEDADDASASDRDGWSVSPPMREEFYTASEEIHLEPGDQYTIPPDTRHWFVAGEQGAVVSEFSSPSYDEKDVFTDPEIDRMAGSY